Genomic window (Lycium barbarum isolate Lr01 chromosome 2, ASM1917538v2, whole genome shotgun sequence):
ggcaaaagcttcagcttttaGGTGTTTCCTCGATGCTTATTGCTGCGTAAGTATCTTAGCTTCTGATGGTTTTTGGTGTGTTGAGTGACAAGACCTATATACTGATTATGTTTAGTTTGTGTATACAATATGTTTATCatttgtatatttatacttaatatacaaacctACACGTTTGTTGGCTAATAATCTTTTGAccggtccaaaaatgtaatttTTCCCTGGAAATTTGGTTAGTTGGTTTTGCTAATGAGTGTATTCTGATATGGTAATTTACAGGAAGTATGAGGAGATTAGTCCACCACATGTTGAAGATTTTTGTTACATTACGGACAATACATATACTAAAGAAGAAGTGGTGAAAATGGAAGCTCATGTGCTAAAATCACTCAAATTTGAGATGGGTAATCCCACAGTGAAAACATTTCTCAGGAGATTTACTGGGGTTGCTCAAGTAGACTATAAAAGCCCCAATTTACAGTTGGAGTTTTTGGGATATTACCTAGCTGAGTTAAGTATGTTGGACTATAGCTGTgtgaaattcttaccttctttGGTGGCTGCATCTGTTATATACCTTTCGAGGTTTACATTACGACCTAATGAACATCCTTGGAGTTTGGCTCTTCAACAATACTCGGGATATAAAACATCGGACTTGAAGGAATGTGTTCTTATCCTACACGACTTGCAATTAAGTAGAAGAGGAGGTTCTTTAGTCGCCGTGAGGGACAAATATAAGCAGCATAAGGTATAAATTAATCTAAGTTAATTGTTGGTGATTTTGCTGTAGGTGCTTGTTTAATTCAGCTATCTAACTTGACCTGTTATTTACTTGTTACAGTTCAAATGTGCGTCGATGTTGACTTCTCCCGTGGAAATACCAGCTACATTCTTTTGAGATTAGGCTTCTGCTTGGACATATAGATTAGAAAGTGCCAATGATTCCTGGAAAAAATGGACTGTGTTCTTGGTTTTGCTTAACCTGGATGTCTGTCTAACTGGGCTTTAAGGATGCTGAGGACATTAGTTTTAGTAGATTTTGCAGTCTTAGAATGAATCTGGTGCAAGAAGTTACTAACTGGTAGTAAGATGGAAGTTTGACAGATTTTTTGTAGCTTGGTCAGAAATCTGTAGATGTTTGGCTTAGAACAATTGAAGTTATTGGTTCCTTTACAAGTCTTTTATTTGTTTTTGATGAAGATACAAATCTCTCATGTATAAAGTCCTAGTAGCTTCAGAACTAAAGAAAAGATTGTTGGATCAAGTCATTGTATTCATTTACCGAAGTACTTGTATACGTTTACGACTACTAGTCTCTTTTTCAGCTTTGTTATTTTCTAAAATAGAGAATGTGTTCATCAGGCAACTAATGGTTACTGTTTTAATGATATGTAGAGATGATTATCCAACGATGATGTAAGTTACGCTAAAATGGCTTAAAGATTTCTGAATTCTGGTGATCTAACTTATATTAAAGGCCTAACTGTTACAGCTTTTTTGGGAGGATCTTTGTGATTCAAATTTTGTAACCTTTCAATTTGAAATTGGATGTTGTTGTTACATTAGCGCTCGTTAATGTCCAACTTTTTATCATCTTTTGAAATTGCAGATGTTGACCCTTCATTTTGAAAGTTGCGAAGCTCTCTTTCCTTTCATGGATTTTTTTAATCTTTCCACATTGAAGACGACGGGTATCTTGTTCCTTAATTAATGACAATATCACATGACTTATGAGGGAGCGGATCCGCTCCAGTAGTAAACCATCCAGTAAAGATCAATACATTGTTGGATTCTTGCCATTTGTCTAATAAACAAATGATCGTTGAAATTCATTTTACAGTGCAAATAGATTAAGAAACAACTTTTTTGAaaatgtgatatagtttgattttTGTAATGGGTACAAAATTACAAACATATTGTCCATATTTTTGTCTTGTACGGGCTAGTAATATCTCTATTTTATTCGATAATTCATTGCGGATGCTTATTATTGTATCccatttgtttttctttattACATAAATAAATTAACTAATGCTTTGATAAATTCATACTAAAAAATTACGAGGGATTCTTAAAAATTGCTTAAAATTTTCTCCTATAGCTTATTGTTTGGTGTATTTATTTGGCAGAAAAATTAAAATTCTTATAAAACGAACAATCTGTAATATTACGAGGAAAATAATTTATATTGTATCTCCTAGATCTGACGCTATGTCAGATTTATTTCGTCTCATAACTTAGTGGACCCAAAGATTTGGGACCACAAAATTATACTGGGCACAAAATcgcgacttaagtagtacaaaaaaaaaaattgaaccaaactagtataaaaaaaaaaaaaagttgaaccaaactagtataaaaaaaaaaaaaaagacaaaaatagttttcacgcacgaatttcgtgccgtgaaaggaccaaactgtaaaaTTGCAGCTTCTGCCTTTCaggcacgaaattcgtgcgttaaatgacctttctttttttccttgtttttttcagtgttacctttcaaatcacatttttttccatactttgggaaaagattagtcatgtttcaaaaccccaaaatatcaatattttatataaaacttaatatcttttttttttgcgtacaataatgtcggctcattacatcaagtccacctaaacgtttggatcgtcattttaggggttctaaagtgcccgaagtaagttttgaaacttgttatatttatatggttttgatttaagtgttttattatatttgataattcatccaatacgagaggtttacactaattaaaacgtaattcatttcatttaattacaatactaattcaaagcaatacaataataaattacaataataatacaatcttcaagttctagaggctctattacttcgagacgtgcttgtactaccacagccttgttgcccacacgaacacttgtcatggccatattgcttacatgtagagcacttgcgagaataagttctttcactaacatccatttgatcgggtctacgactccgtgagttaatgccaaATTTCctaatgtaatccttgttagcaaccatcgaaaacggctcgtttggccaataagcttcattaccaagtgggtggaattggtcggaatatgctctaaggtaactgtggaccttgtattcccccgccacataacttgttaccgtttttctcattctctcgaagcacttgacagcatgagaacactgcatgtggtacgtttgccacttaccgcaagtgcatgttcttgttgcctcataaacggtatgcacgtttccacccttaccgttaTGATAaaccgtcctaacttcatacacatgttgaattgggtcatactcggtcatttggtgatgctcacatttttttctataatcCTCCATctttttgaagggctttggcatccatgtcccgccgtcggctaatatcgctctagcttgccttgtcctaacaacaaatcgctccacaacctgcttgaaagtcattctcaccattgcggtgacaggtagtcctcgagcatatttcagcaagccattgaaagactctgagctgtttgttgtgagcatgccccatcttttgcctccatcagcatgaagcgtccatttttcaacttcgagcttcatcaaccaaacatatgcgggatcactcactgccctgatcagatccatttttgcagcccatttcgttgttgatgctccatcgcagccccccacatcaatttttttagagtgccattgtgaaacgttgattgcaaatttgccttcaagtgccttaaacaatatcgatggtaaacaaagggaggctgccccccccccccccccccctccccgataaattagccatattgtgcaatatgcctttatgacgatcagacaacacgcatatgccggtacgatccttaataacatgagttttcaactgggtcaaaaagatcccccatgtgtcgttgctctcgttagcggcaattgcgaaagcaagaggaaatattgacccattggcatccattcctattgcaattaggagcttgatgtcgtaggcaccatatacatgcgtaccatctatggatatcactggtcggcagtgagcaaaaccatcaatgcatggtttgaatgtccaaaatacgaagttgaagattttaccctctataagccgccactctacaacagtaccattattaaaatgttgtagagctgccatataccttggcagcgattgaaaagaagtatgccaatttccgaagaccatctcaaaagcgcgtctaggcccgagaaatccctttctgttgcttatagttttactatatacggtttgaacgtttcgaatacaatctttgatggggatcctgcacaagtttaaacaaacaacatttagtaatgatcttttaatcgatataagacatataatgtactaggtaggataagttaccttggcgtttcagcaatgtctttaagtaatacttgagcaatcatgtttgtatctaaattataatgatctgctcgattttcttccatatcacaagtgtgtctttcgcgaaattttgtgatagcccacataccatcaggcttaacaattccccgaagcaaccactcacagccttgataccgtcgtttacaaactagtctccatatctttgaggttgactgatcaaccttaaactccctcatgtccttaaaacaataaattttgacagcccgttgcaacgcctttttggatgcgaacaacattccctttgcaaggtagcatcgatctttgttgagatcctttggttcaatctaggttttttggcgactatcatcatcttctattgtgaagacaaatgcattaTCACGACTctgcaggctgtcaagataagggatattgttagaatgccactgaattgggctttcagaagctgggttttcagccatcggtggtggtacatggtggtgcattggttcttgttggttttggctttgaggatcatcatcatcatcttcatcatcggttacctctgcattattagctatttcatcgtcatcacttgatgatgactcataataattaggaaaatcttcattatcaagtgcattcatcctcctacacgaaaagtaacatatatatatatatatatatatacagataatttaatatcaaggtgatgaacttactgtcgttcataagcactgtcatggtgtggagaatgatcaactccaccgaactgagaggattgaccaacatccatatttggtaccactggcgagttttaagaatagttcctataaagatttgaaaactggttatttaccaattcatacaacaaacacgtgctactacacataataatatgaaaaattcatatttaccaattttcattgtaagctcGATTAAATTGTgggcttagattttccagcggcacttgaccactcaaaatgtctccataagaactaaagcccccataagtgttaccatgaataggctggacttgagggacttcttctcgaggtatcttttcaatagacatctcaagaacattaatgaatactaaatcacgatattcttccggcgatcccaaataatcactcaaagattcatcatcgttgatattgtgcatgccataacgcactacaccgtttgatattgtttgtggatatctgccagttattgagattccaaactcagtgggtgtagttttcattcttttgtgcatgtaactgacaagtgtttcataatttaaagttgtcggaaatttaacatgggcttttggtttgatactataacgaatggagtaattgtcctcgacgatatctccatcccaaaatagtgaaaccttaacagttgaagcattttgagacattttttctatgaagtttgattttttttttaatgacttgtaagacttagactattgaagttgatgagtttttcactcgccaagccttcaagttaaatacaccactcaaaattgtaatgcgtggtgtgttgtcaaattaACACTtagattgcgcattaaaatggtgcgcaatacaagtcgtgttaaaacggtcaaataatgcagcaatgtattgtcaaatcaaggctttatgtgtcatagattcctgaaattgtcatgcgtggtgttacattgcgcattaaaatgatgcgcaatacaagtcgtgttaaaacggtcaaataatgcaacaacgtattgtcaaatcaaggttttatgtgtcatagattcctgaaattgtcatgcgtggtgtgttatcaaatcaatacttacagtgcgcattaaaatggtgcgcaatacaagtcgtgttaaaacggtcaaataatgcaataacgtattgtcaaatcaagactttatgtgtcatagattcctgaaattgtcatgcgtggtgtgttgtcaaatcaatgcTTACAGTGCACATTAAAATGGTGTGCAATACAAatcgtgttaaaacggtcaaataatgcattgTCAAATCAAGGTGAAGGGGAAGGGAGGCCTTTCGCGCACAGTTTATGTGCGTGAAAGGTTAATTCAGACATGCGTGCAAGGCCAAAGCTGATTTGAGTCTTGCTCCTTTAACGCACGAATTTCCTGCGTGAAAACTACttctatctcttttttttttgtactagtttggttcaactttttttttttttttttgtactacttaagtcgcggattccaaAATGAAGCTTTCCGTTACTGGGGACCTGTTGGGTAACACATGCTGCGAAAGCTCATGTCATTACTTCGCATCTCTTTTTTCCTTAAAGACTAGAATATGTCTATTTTTGTTTAGTCTATCAACAAATGAATCTCAACCGTCACTTCTTTTTTCGACACATGGCAATAATCTAACCATGTATTGAACTTTACTGCATAATTATGTAAAGGGATCTGTTCCCTACTCATGAGGCTTAACCTCAAGTGATCTGTCCAAATTCTAAATGTTATAGAGGACTCGTTTTGCATCAAGGCCGAAATACGGAAAGTCTAGGTCTAGTACTTTGCCAACTATGTGGTTTGAGTGCCATTATACTATTCTAGCTCACTCATAGTTAAACTGGGTTTGCAATAGAGGGAGGTGAACCCGCGCTCCCAGAGAATTAACAGTAGAACATCAACCTGAAACTGGAGGAGAAAATACAATTAATGTAACTCGATATCAGCATTTGGGCAACAAATACAGTTACGACAGTACACGCTTCAGCTTCCTCACTTCAACACAGTACAATGGTATAAATACAGCTTCAGCTGTCCCAAAACCTAAACCTAGGTCAGTGCCATGATCCTACCGGCATATCTACAACACGCTATAAATACGATTTGAATACCAATTGTTCTACAATTCTACATGCGACTAAGCAGACATTTGTCACAAATTCACACATTGCTTGTTACAAGTGCATGGATTTCGCCTATCTTCAACATGAACTTTTTCATGTTTGTTCCTCAACCCCTACATCCGAACATCAAAGACACAGACCACATTGTCTGCAAAACAAGCTGCGACCTTGTTGCCTTCCTTGTTCCAGCACACTTCAAAGATTCCGCCATTTCCACTGTACGTTTTTATGATCTTGGCGTCTTTGACAGACCATATATTCAAGCATCTATCCAATGACCCAGTTGCCAAGTACTCACTGTTTGGACTAAATGCGACAGAGTAGACAGGATCCCTGGGTTTAAAATGGAAGAGACCTCAATAAATACTAAcacaaacccattcacataacaATAACAATAGAAATATTTAAAGATGGACACGAGAAATTGTCTTGCTTTTCCGCTCTATCCCTTAAGGCATCTCCTAAAAGTAAATACTAGTACACCAATTGTAGCAATAACAATGATGATTCAATTTTAGTTATAAAAATAATCAAAAGAATTCAATAGTTCACCACGCAAAACAAAAAAATCATAGAAGGGTGAAGTCAAACAAGTGTGTCAAACAAAAAAATCATAATAAAGAATTATATCCATTACCTATGGCCATTCAAGCTGTGGACGAGGCGGCCAATTTCAACATCCCATAGCTTCACTGTGGAGTCAAACGAGGCACTGCACAAGAAATAAAAAGTTTGGAGGAAAGAGTAGGCACAAAAATTATTAGAGTGAAGAACAACAAAACAAGGTACTCATTGTCTTGTACTCGGATTATTCCTCAGAGGTGGATATAGAGCATGAAGCCAATCGGACAAACCTAACCTATTTTATAGACAATGTTACATGCAGGTAGCTAtagaacaacaacatacccagtgaaatcccacaatgtggggtctggggaaggtaaagtgtacgcagaccttacccttatctcggaagatagggaggctgtttccgaaagacgcTCGGGTCAAGAGAAAACACGACGAgaaaaaggtcagataagcacaagcagttcaaagcaaaatgaaaatgaaactaacgaaagcgaAAAAGTCATGATAAAGCAGATAGAGCAGTCTGAGAAAAAGAAGCAGTatctaccacagataaataagataatcgaagtacaaaaaacaacatatagtagcaagaatcaaaggacaaCAGACTATAGATCAAAACTGCGattacctactagccttctaccctaatctgagtactccataacctcctatctaaggtcatgtcctcgacAAGCTGGAACTGCGCCATGTTCTGTCTAAGTAcatctccccaat
Coding sequences:
- the LOC132627810 gene encoding putative cyclin-A3-1 yields the protein MADNKENCNSGRVTRLAKKRAAEAMALKHQQRASKKRAVLGEIQNLTNVGVKKQSKRKVKRAVASKTVEEVNLNDDDPQMCKAYVSDIYDYLRKMEIEEKRRPLPDYLETVQKDVSANMRGILVDWLVEVSEEYKLLSDTLYLTVSYLDRFLSMNVISRQKLQLLGVSSMLIAAKYEEISPPHVEDFCYITDNTYTKEEVVKMEAHVLKSLKFEMGNPTVKTFLRRFTGVAQVDYKSPNLQLEFLGYYLAELSMLDYSCVKFLPSLVAASVIYLSRFTLRPNEHPWSLALQQYSGYKTSDLKECVLILHDLQLSRRGGSLVAVRDKYKQHKFKCASMLTSPVEIPATFF